CGTACGACCAGGTGAAGGTGCTGGTCCTCGGCCAGGACCCGTACCACGGCGAAGGGCAGGGGCACGGCCTCTGCTTCTCCGTGCGGCCGGGCGTGAAGACCCCGCCCTCGCTGCGCAACATCTACAAGGAGATGAAGGAGGAGCTCGGCCACCCCGTGCCGGACAACGGCTATCTGATGCCGTGGGCCAAGCAGGGCGTCCTGCTCCTGAACGCGGTGCTCACGGTCCGCTCGGGAGAGGCCAACTCCCACAAGGGCAAGGGCTGGGAGAAGTTCACCGACGCGGTGATCCGTGCGGTGGCCGAGCGCCCCGATCCCGCCGTCTTCGTCCTGTGGGGCAACTACGCCCAGAAGAAGCTCCCGCTCATCGACGAGGAGCGGCACGTGGTCGTGAAGGGAGCGCACCCCTCGCCGCTGTCCGCGAAGAAGTTCTTCGGCTCGCACCCCTTCACACAGATCGACGAGGCGGTGGCGGCGCAGGGTCACGAGCCGATCGACTGGCGGATTCCGGATCTGGGCTGACTGTCTTCCGGGCTGACCTCCTTGTGGGCTGACTTCTTTGTGGGCGGGGGTCTTTGTGGGCCGGGGTCAGCCGATCTCGTACGTGAGGCTGTACGGGACGGTGGTCTCACCGTGCCGTGCGGTGAACGCGCCGGTGCCGGAGAGGCCCGTCAACTCACCCGATCCCGAGCCGGGTTGCACGGTCAGGAGGCAGGTGACCGTGCCGTCGGCGCCGAACGAGCCGCGCTGCTCCAGGACGAGGGAGCCCGTGCGACCGTCGACGGTTCCCTCGATGAACTCGTAGCCCACGAAGGCGCCGGTGGTCTCGTCGACGTACACGAGCGTGTACTCGCAGGAGGTGCCGGTGGCCTCGATGGCACCGGCGAAGTCGTTCGTGACGGCGGCGTGCGCGATGCGGGCGCCGCCCTCCGCTCCGGAGACCGGCTTCTCGTCCCAGTGGGAGAAGGTGAAGGTGCCGGTGGCTTGCGTGGTCATGGGGTGCCTTTCTCGGGGCGGTGTTGGTGGGGTGCCGGGGTTCGGCGGGCCGGGGTGGCCCCGGGGTCCTGAGAAGAGCTTGACGCCCGTACCTGACACCTTCTGTCAGGTACGGGTGCAGACTTGATCCCATGCGTGCTGACCGGCTTCTCGCCCTGCTCCTGCTGCTCCAGAACCGCGGGCGCATGACCGCGCCCGAACTCGCCGAGGAGCTGGAGGTCTCGGTGCGGACCGTCTACCGGGACGCGGAGGCCCTCGCCGCCTCCGGTGTGCCCGTGTACGCCGAGCGGGGTCCGGCGGGCGGTCTCCGGCTGATGGACGGCTACCGCACCCGGCTGACCGGACTCACGGACGACGAGGCCGACTCCCTTGCCCTCGCGGGGATGCCGGCCGCCGCCGCCGATCTGGGTCTGGGGGCCGAACTGGTCACCGCTCAGCTCAAGTTGGGCGCGGCGCTCCCGGCCGGGCTCGGTGAGCGGTCACGGCGGATCCAGGAGCGCTTTCACCTGGACGCGGAGGGGTGGTTCCGCGCGGCCGATCCCGCGCCGCTGCTGTCCGTCGTCGCCGACGCCGTGTGGCGTCAGCGGGTGCTGCGGGCGCACTACCGGCGGTGGGGCGGTGAAGTGCGGCGTGAGCTGCATCCTTTGGGGCTCGTGCTCAAGGCGGGAAATTGGTATCTGGTGGCAGCTGCAGGTGAGGCCGCCGACGACGCCGTACGTACCTACCGGGTCTCACGCTTCCTGGAGGTGACGGCGGCGGATGAGCCCTCCGTGCGGCCCGCCGGGTTCGATCTGGCCGCCTACTGGGAGGGCGCCGCGCGCGACCTGCGGGCGCGGGTGCTGCAGGGCACGGCGCGCGTGCGGATCTCACCGGCGGGGCTCCGGCTGCTGCCCGCGTTGTTCGGGGCGGCGGGGGCGCGGGCCGTGGAGGCGGCGGGCGAGCCGGACGCGGACGGCAGACGGGTGGTCGACCTGGAGGTCGAGACATTGCCCGTCGCGGTGAGCGACCTCCTGAGGCTGGGGCTTGAAGCCGAGGTGCTCGGCCCGCCCGAACTCCGCGCCGCACTGACCAGGACCGTCACCGGCCTGGCCCAGCGGTATGCGTGAGCGCCTCGCGGCCGATCGCGCCTGACCGTGATTGTCAGTGGGGGCGGATAGCGTCGAGAACGGTGTGCACGATGGGCGTACGAGCGTGGAGGACCT
This Streptomyces sp. NBC_01283 DNA region includes the following protein-coding sequences:
- a CDS encoding helix-turn-helix transcriptional regulator, encoding MRADRLLALLLLLQNRGRMTAPELAEELEVSVRTVYRDAEALAASGVPVYAERGPAGGLRLMDGYRTRLTGLTDDEADSLALAGMPAAAADLGLGAELVTAQLKLGAALPAGLGERSRRIQERFHLDAEGWFRAADPAPLLSVVADAVWRQRVLRAHYRRWGGEVRRELHPLGLVLKAGNWYLVAAAGEAADDAVRTYRVSRFLEVTAADEPSVRPAGFDLAAYWEGAARDLRARVLQGTARVRISPAGLRLLPALFGAAGARAVEAAGEPDADGRRVVDLEVETLPVAVSDLLRLGLEAEVLGPPELRAALTRTVTGLAQRYA
- a CDS encoding DUF3224 domain-containing protein, whose amino-acid sequence is MTTQATGTFTFSHWDEKPVSGAEGGARIAHAAVTNDFAGAIEATGTSCEYTLVYVDETTGAFVGYEFIEGTVDGRTGSLVLEQRGSFGADGTVTCLLTVQPGSGSGELTGLSGTGAFTARHGETTVPYSLTYEIG
- the ung gene encoding uracil-DNA glycosylase, coding for MTDIAMLPASWRGVLGEELQKPYFKELTEFVEQEREKGPVYPPRDEVFAALDATPYDQVKVLVLGQDPYHGEGQGHGLCFSVRPGVKTPPSLRNIYKEMKEELGHPVPDNGYLMPWAKQGVLLLNAVLTVRSGEANSHKGKGWEKFTDAVIRAVAERPDPAVFVLWGNYAQKKLPLIDEERHVVVKGAHPSPLSAKKFFGSHPFTQIDEAVAAQGHEPIDWRIPDLG